Proteins encoded together in one Telopea speciosissima isolate NSW1024214 ecotype Mountain lineage chromosome 4, Tspe_v1, whole genome shotgun sequence window:
- the LOC122658937 gene encoding protein CROWDED NUCLEI 4-like isoform X2, with product MVSPQQERLGINLGGASGKTGSLPGSRVLDLSTPVARNGGTPLADEAICKRLREAGFDEESIKRRDKASLIAYIAILEAEHHMGLLILERKEWASKYEKIKASADEAEINYKREQAARSTALAEARKREESLKKALGVEKECIVNIERTLHEIRAESAEMKIAAENKMTEAESMTEHAQKKYTEVETKLHFAESLQAEARQYHRDAERKLQEVEAREDELCRHRISFNSDCDAKEKEISLERQLLCERQRVLQQGQYGLLEGQALLSQREEYIFQRSQELNRCEKEMEVLKEKNENKYRALNEEKFNLDLKMTTLLKREEAAIEREALLNNKENELLILQEKLASKEYDEIQRLTVKNEIALKKRKSDFEVELEVKRKKMEDEIETKRRGYELRVGDLNQKEDLIQEKEHDLEVQLRVLMEKEQDVTERSILLEEKEKGLIEAEKDTELEKIRLEKEREEINKMRLDLQKSIDSLENSRKQVEQEHEKLEAKNYEREELLVLEMKLKEEIDSIRAQKLQLMSEADELKAEKAKFETEWELIEEKREEIRKEAEQVAEERKVISKLLKEKRGSLKLEKDAFQDQLKNDVESLSRERDAFIKEMEREHLEWFSKTQQERADFLLDIEMRKKELESCIDKRREEIENYLREEKEAFDQEKAGELRHISSLKETVTKEWEDVALEMKRLDHERKEINLDRERREKEWAEINHAIEELQTQRGKLKKQRELLHADREVIHIQIQRLKKLEDLKIEPENVVSETQQGEPKYSRRRFPAKKCLNPPGTLQVAEQKSHLSKEAICDTSELELLSKHGAQNDSPPSSSPLSWLKRCAELIFRQTPEKPAVKHGERVFVSKFEDANLKLLESKYSQNIKKILSTQLVNIEDLKSKENDRIEKKMNSTQSAACVLKEPKVIHKLVAVGKDGGGPHNLASERGTDSAENFVDSVCEEDQLAGKKRPQSASSCEHFDGELRQMENNKKQRQHNCATETPWATSTPSLSPDENNDIEISAEQVKDVCKLSLEDQVPELEEDNLQSGGPDKNANSHWVGNGFSSCGLKTLKKVHEETVLEADKELTRQHNLS from the exons ATGGTGAGTCCTCAGCAGGAAAGACTGGGGATCAATCTTGGTGGTGCCAGTGGTAAAACTGGATCTCTTCCTGgctctagggttttagatcttTCCACTCCAGTTGCAAGAAATGGCGGCACTCCTCTCGCCGATGAAGCGATCTGCAAGCGTCTCCGGGAGGCTGGCTTCGACGAGGAATCCATCAAACGTAGGGATAAGGCATCTCTCATTGCTTACATCGCCATTCTCGAAGCTGAG CATCACATGGGTCTTCTCATATTGGAAAGAAAGGAATGGGCGTCTAAGTATGAGAAAATTAAAGCTTCAGCAGATGAAGCTGAAATTAATTATAAACGTGAACAAGCTGCACGTTCAACTGCTTTAGCTGAAGCTAGGAAACGAGAAGAgagtttgaagaaggctttagGAGTTGAGAAAGAGTGTATAGTAAAT ATTGAGAGGACCTTACATGAAATACGTGCCGAATCTGCTGAAATGAAAATTGCAGCTGAGAATAAGATGACTGAAGCAGAGAGTATGACAGAGCATGCTCAGAAAAAGTATACTGAGGTGGAGACAAAGCTGCATTTTGCTGAATCTTTGCAAGCAGAGGCTAGGCAGTATCATCGTGATGCCGAAAGGAAACTCCAGGAAGTTGAAGCACGTGAAGATGAGCTTTGTCGGCATAGGATATCATTTAATTCTGA TTGTGATGCTAAAGAGAAGGAAATTAGTCTTGAGAGGCAATTGTTATGTGAGCGTCAGAGAGTTTTGCAGCAAGGACAATATGGATTACTTGAAGGTCAGGCCCTGCTGAGCCAAAGGGAAGAATATATCTTTCAAAGGTCTCAAGAATTAAATCGTTGTGAAAAGGAGATGGAGgtcttaaaagaaaaaaatgagaacaAATATAGGGCCCTTAATGAGGAAAAATTCAATTTGGACTTGAAGATGACTACCCTTTTGAAAAGGGAGGAG GCTGCCATTGAAAGGGAAGCACTACTCAACAACAAAGAGAACGAGCTACTGATACTACAAGAAAAGCTTGCAAGCAAGGAATAT GATGAGATTCAAAGACTCACAGTTAAAAATGAAATTGCTCTTAAGAAGAGGAAGTCTGACTTTGAAGTAGAGCTGGAAGTAAAGCGCAAGAAAATGGAGGATGAGATTGAAACCAAGAGACGGGGTTATGAGTTGAGGGTGGGTGATCTTAATCAGAAGGAGGACCTAATCCAGGAGAAGGAGCATGATCTTGAGGTTCAGTTAAGAGTATTGATGGAGAAGGAGCAGGATGTGACAGAGAGATCAATATTActtgaggagaaagaaaaaggactCATTGAAGCTGAAAAAGATacagaattggagaagatacgtttggagaaagaaagagaagagatcaaTAAGATGAGGTTAGACCTCCAAAAATCTATTGATTCACTGGAAAATAGTAGGAAACAAGTTGAGCAAGAACATGAAAAATTAGAAGCCAAGAACTATGAAAGAGAAGAGTTACTGGTCCTGGAGATGAAacttaaagaagaaattgataGTATCAGGGCTCAGAAGCTTCAGCTGATGAGTGAAGCAGATGAATTGAAAGCAGAGAAGGCAAAGTTTGAAACTGAGTGGGAgctgattgaagaaaaaagggaagaaatacGGAAAGAAGCTGAACAAGTTGCTGAGGAGAGAAAAGTAATTTCCAAGTTGCTCAAAGAAAAACGTGGCAGCCTAAAATTGGAGAAGGATGCATTTCAGGATCAATTAAAAAATGACGTGGAATCCCTTTCACGTGAGCGGGATGCCTTCATTAAAGAAATGGAGCGTGAGCATTTAGAGTGGTTTAGCAAGACTCAGCAAGAGCGGGCGGATTTTCTACTTGACATTGAGATGCGGAAGAAGGAACTGGAAAGTTGTATTGATAAGAGAAGGGAGGAAATAGAAAATTACttaagagaggagaaggaagcaTTTGACCAAGAAAAAGCTGGAGAACTTCGTCATATCAGTTCTCTGAAAGAAACGGTCACCAAAGAATGGGAAGATGTTGCTTTGGAAATGAAAAGACTTGATCATGAAAGAAAAGAGATCAACCTGGATCGGGAGCGAAGGGAAAAGGAATGGGCTGAGATCAATCATGCCATTGAAGAACTGCAGACACAAAGGGGAAAACTGAAGAAGCAGCGGGAATTATTGCATGCTGATAGAGAAGTAATTCATATCCAAATCCAACGTCTTAAAAAGTTGGAGGATTTGAAAATTGAACCAGAAAATGTTGTATCCGAGACACAACAAGGTGAACCTAAGTATAGCAGAAGAAGGTTTCCTGCCAAGAAATGCTTAAATCCACCAGGTACTTTACAGGTTGCTGAGCAAAAATCCCATCTATCAAAAGAAGCTATTTGTGATACCTCTGAACTAGAGTTGCTTTCTAAGCATGGAGCACAAAATGATTCACCTCCTAGCTCTAGCCCCCTGTCATGGCTCAAACGATGTGCTGAATTGATATTCAGACAGACTCCTGAAAAACCTGCAGTGAAGCATGGAGAAAGGGTTTTTGTATCTAAGTTTGAGGATGCAAATTTGAAGTTGCTAGAGAGCAAGTATTCCCAAAATATAAAGAAGATTTTGTCGACACAGTTGGTGAATATTGAGGACCTGAAATCCAAAGAAAATGATCGTATAGAAAAGAAGATGAACAGTACACAATCTGCAGCATGTGTTCTTAAAGAACCAAAAGTGATACACAAATTGGTGGCCGTTGGTAAGGATGGTGGAGGCCCACATAATTTGGCATCTGAACGTGGAACAGATTCAGCTGAAAATTTTGTTGACTCGGTTTGTGAAGAGGACCAACTGGCTGGAAAAAAACGACCTCAAAGTGCTTCCTCATGTGAACATTTTGATGGAGAATTAAGGCAAATGGAGAATAATAAGAAACAGAGGCAACACAATTGTGCCACAGAGACCCCATG GGCAACCTCAACACCATCACTCTCTCCAGATGAAAATAATGACATTGAGATTTCAGCAGAACAGGTGAAGGATGTCTGTAAGTTATCTTTGGAGGATCAAGTACCAGAATTAGAAGAGGATAATCTTCAGAGTGGAGGACCAGACAAAAATGCTAATTCTCACTGGGTAGGGAATGGTTTCTCATCTTGTGGCTTGAAGACAC
- the LOC122658937 gene encoding protein CROWDED NUCLEI 4-like isoform X1 — translation MVSPQQERLGINLGGASGKTGSLPGSRVLDLSTPVARNGGTPLADEAICKRLREAGFDEESIKRRDKASLIAYIAILEAEVFNYQHHMGLLILERKEWASKYEKIKASADEAEINYKREQAARSTALAEARKREESLKKALGVEKECIVNIERTLHEIRAESAEMKIAAENKMTEAESMTEHAQKKYTEVETKLHFAESLQAEARQYHRDAERKLQEVEAREDELCRHRISFNSDCDAKEKEISLERQLLCERQRVLQQGQYGLLEGQALLSQREEYIFQRSQELNRCEKEMEVLKEKNENKYRALNEEKFNLDLKMTTLLKREEAAIEREALLNNKENELLILQEKLASKEYDEIQRLTVKNEIALKKRKSDFEVELEVKRKKMEDEIETKRRGYELRVGDLNQKEDLIQEKEHDLEVQLRVLMEKEQDVTERSILLEEKEKGLIEAEKDTELEKIRLEKEREEINKMRLDLQKSIDSLENSRKQVEQEHEKLEAKNYEREELLVLEMKLKEEIDSIRAQKLQLMSEADELKAEKAKFETEWELIEEKREEIRKEAEQVAEERKVISKLLKEKRGSLKLEKDAFQDQLKNDVESLSRERDAFIKEMEREHLEWFSKTQQERADFLLDIEMRKKELESCIDKRREEIENYLREEKEAFDQEKAGELRHISSLKETVTKEWEDVALEMKRLDHERKEINLDRERREKEWAEINHAIEELQTQRGKLKKQRELLHADREVIHIQIQRLKKLEDLKIEPENVVSETQQGEPKYSRRRFPAKKCLNPPGTLQVAEQKSHLSKEAICDTSELELLSKHGAQNDSPPSSSPLSWLKRCAELIFRQTPEKPAVKHGERVFVSKFEDANLKLLESKYSQNIKKILSTQLVNIEDLKSKENDRIEKKMNSTQSAACVLKEPKVIHKLVAVGKDGGGPHNLASERGTDSAENFVDSVCEEDQLAGKKRPQSASSCEHFDGELRQMENNKKQRQHNCATETPWATSTPSLSPDENNDIEISAEQVKDVCKLSLEDQVPELEEDNLQSGGPDKNANSHWVGNGFSSCGLKTLKKVHEETVLEADKELTRQHNLS, via the exons ATGGTGAGTCCTCAGCAGGAAAGACTGGGGATCAATCTTGGTGGTGCCAGTGGTAAAACTGGATCTCTTCCTGgctctagggttttagatcttTCCACTCCAGTTGCAAGAAATGGCGGCACTCCTCTCGCCGATGAAGCGATCTGCAAGCGTCTCCGGGAGGCTGGCTTCGACGAGGAATCCATCAAACGTAGGGATAAGGCATCTCTCATTGCTTACATCGCCATTCTCGAAGCTGAG GTTTTTAACTATCAGCATCACATGGGTCTTCTCATATTGGAAAGAAAGGAATGGGCGTCTAAGTATGAGAAAATTAAAGCTTCAGCAGATGAAGCTGAAATTAATTATAAACGTGAACAAGCTGCACGTTCAACTGCTTTAGCTGAAGCTAGGAAACGAGAAGAgagtttgaagaaggctttagGAGTTGAGAAAGAGTGTATAGTAAAT ATTGAGAGGACCTTACATGAAATACGTGCCGAATCTGCTGAAATGAAAATTGCAGCTGAGAATAAGATGACTGAAGCAGAGAGTATGACAGAGCATGCTCAGAAAAAGTATACTGAGGTGGAGACAAAGCTGCATTTTGCTGAATCTTTGCAAGCAGAGGCTAGGCAGTATCATCGTGATGCCGAAAGGAAACTCCAGGAAGTTGAAGCACGTGAAGATGAGCTTTGTCGGCATAGGATATCATTTAATTCTGA TTGTGATGCTAAAGAGAAGGAAATTAGTCTTGAGAGGCAATTGTTATGTGAGCGTCAGAGAGTTTTGCAGCAAGGACAATATGGATTACTTGAAGGTCAGGCCCTGCTGAGCCAAAGGGAAGAATATATCTTTCAAAGGTCTCAAGAATTAAATCGTTGTGAAAAGGAGATGGAGgtcttaaaagaaaaaaatgagaacaAATATAGGGCCCTTAATGAGGAAAAATTCAATTTGGACTTGAAGATGACTACCCTTTTGAAAAGGGAGGAG GCTGCCATTGAAAGGGAAGCACTACTCAACAACAAAGAGAACGAGCTACTGATACTACAAGAAAAGCTTGCAAGCAAGGAATAT GATGAGATTCAAAGACTCACAGTTAAAAATGAAATTGCTCTTAAGAAGAGGAAGTCTGACTTTGAAGTAGAGCTGGAAGTAAAGCGCAAGAAAATGGAGGATGAGATTGAAACCAAGAGACGGGGTTATGAGTTGAGGGTGGGTGATCTTAATCAGAAGGAGGACCTAATCCAGGAGAAGGAGCATGATCTTGAGGTTCAGTTAAGAGTATTGATGGAGAAGGAGCAGGATGTGACAGAGAGATCAATATTActtgaggagaaagaaaaaggactCATTGAAGCTGAAAAAGATacagaattggagaagatacgtttggagaaagaaagagaagagatcaaTAAGATGAGGTTAGACCTCCAAAAATCTATTGATTCACTGGAAAATAGTAGGAAACAAGTTGAGCAAGAACATGAAAAATTAGAAGCCAAGAACTATGAAAGAGAAGAGTTACTGGTCCTGGAGATGAAacttaaagaagaaattgataGTATCAGGGCTCAGAAGCTTCAGCTGATGAGTGAAGCAGATGAATTGAAAGCAGAGAAGGCAAAGTTTGAAACTGAGTGGGAgctgattgaagaaaaaagggaagaaatacGGAAAGAAGCTGAACAAGTTGCTGAGGAGAGAAAAGTAATTTCCAAGTTGCTCAAAGAAAAACGTGGCAGCCTAAAATTGGAGAAGGATGCATTTCAGGATCAATTAAAAAATGACGTGGAATCCCTTTCACGTGAGCGGGATGCCTTCATTAAAGAAATGGAGCGTGAGCATTTAGAGTGGTTTAGCAAGACTCAGCAAGAGCGGGCGGATTTTCTACTTGACATTGAGATGCGGAAGAAGGAACTGGAAAGTTGTATTGATAAGAGAAGGGAGGAAATAGAAAATTACttaagagaggagaaggaagcaTTTGACCAAGAAAAAGCTGGAGAACTTCGTCATATCAGTTCTCTGAAAGAAACGGTCACCAAAGAATGGGAAGATGTTGCTTTGGAAATGAAAAGACTTGATCATGAAAGAAAAGAGATCAACCTGGATCGGGAGCGAAGGGAAAAGGAATGGGCTGAGATCAATCATGCCATTGAAGAACTGCAGACACAAAGGGGAAAACTGAAGAAGCAGCGGGAATTATTGCATGCTGATAGAGAAGTAATTCATATCCAAATCCAACGTCTTAAAAAGTTGGAGGATTTGAAAATTGAACCAGAAAATGTTGTATCCGAGACACAACAAGGTGAACCTAAGTATAGCAGAAGAAGGTTTCCTGCCAAGAAATGCTTAAATCCACCAGGTACTTTACAGGTTGCTGAGCAAAAATCCCATCTATCAAAAGAAGCTATTTGTGATACCTCTGAACTAGAGTTGCTTTCTAAGCATGGAGCACAAAATGATTCACCTCCTAGCTCTAGCCCCCTGTCATGGCTCAAACGATGTGCTGAATTGATATTCAGACAGACTCCTGAAAAACCTGCAGTGAAGCATGGAGAAAGGGTTTTTGTATCTAAGTTTGAGGATGCAAATTTGAAGTTGCTAGAGAGCAAGTATTCCCAAAATATAAAGAAGATTTTGTCGACACAGTTGGTGAATATTGAGGACCTGAAATCCAAAGAAAATGATCGTATAGAAAAGAAGATGAACAGTACACAATCTGCAGCATGTGTTCTTAAAGAACCAAAAGTGATACACAAATTGGTGGCCGTTGGTAAGGATGGTGGAGGCCCACATAATTTGGCATCTGAACGTGGAACAGATTCAGCTGAAAATTTTGTTGACTCGGTTTGTGAAGAGGACCAACTGGCTGGAAAAAAACGACCTCAAAGTGCTTCCTCATGTGAACATTTTGATGGAGAATTAAGGCAAATGGAGAATAATAAGAAACAGAGGCAACACAATTGTGCCACAGAGACCCCATG GGCAACCTCAACACCATCACTCTCTCCAGATGAAAATAATGACATTGAGATTTCAGCAGAACAGGTGAAGGATGTCTGTAAGTTATCTTTGGAGGATCAAGTACCAGAATTAGAAGAGGATAATCTTCAGAGTGGAGGACCAGACAAAAATGCTAATTCTCACTGGGTAGGGAATGGTTTCTCATCTTGTGGCTTGAAGACAC